The following is a genomic window from Desulfurella amilsii.
CATCACACATTTAAAGACTATGTAGATGGCAATTATAAATCAGAAAAAGAATGCAAATCTACTATGACTTATGTAGGCAATGCAAGCCAGTTAGCACAAAAAATGGGCATTTTTGCAACTCCAACCTTTATTACAAGCGATGGTAAAGTTATTGTCGGTGATAATCAAAAAGAACTTAATACCCTCAAGTAACAGTTTAATAACTGTTACTTTTGCCTTTCTTAAAAGTCAAACTCAATTTTTTTATAACTTATTTTAAAAAAAATAAAAAAATCTCTTGACATTTATAAAAAATATGTTATATTGTGAATATCTGAACCGTAGGGTTTTTACCCTATTGTTGACACAAAGACGATTTTAGGCTATCCTGCAAGGCTGGTTGCTTTTGAGTAACCTACCAAGTTGAGATAGATATGTTTGAGCCGTTTCTGAACGGCGTTTAAATCTCTCCCTTTTTATAAGCATTGCTTAGTCGGTATCCTATTACCTTTTTCATACCGCTATAATTTTATATCCATAGCAATGTTTGCAAAAAGGGAGAGAAAATCCCTAAAAAAAATATTGGAGGTGTTTTTATGAATTTTAACAGAATCACATTAATGGGAAATCTTACGAGAGACCCAGAGTTACGCTACACACCATCAAATATTGGTGTTGCAACATTGGGGTTAGCGGTTAATACTATCGTCGGCAAAGATGCTGACGGCAACAAAAAAACCGAAGTATTATTTGTGGACATTACTGCTTTTGGTAAGCAGGCTGAAACAATAGCGCAATACTGCAAAAAAGGAACACCATTATTTATTGAAGGACGTTTAAGATTGCGTTCTTGGGAAGATAAAAATGGTGTCAAACACTCCAAGCACGAGGTTATTTTAAGTGCTTTTCAATTAATTGGGGGTAATAACAATGGCAAAGGAATTGAAAATGACCTGCCATTGCCACCTGATGACGAAGATGTTCCGTTTTGATTAACTAAACAGAACATCTAATTAGCCCTGCAAGGCTTATTAATCAAGTATTAATAAGTTTTGCAGGGCTTTTTTTTTATCAAAAAAAGCATAAGAGGAGAAAAAAGATGGAAGCATTGATTGTAGCAGGCTGTATATTGCCTGCAATACTGATTGAAAAAGCCCTACTGAAAATAGCAGGGCTAATATTTGAATAAAAATAATTTTTTTTTGGGAGGTTTCAGAATGATGGTTTTAT
Proteins encoded in this region:
- a CDS encoding single-stranded DNA-binding protein; the encoded protein is MNFNRITLMGNLTRDPELRYTPSNIGVATLGLAVNTIVGKDADGNKKTEVLFVDITAFGKQAETIAQYCKKGTPLFIEGRLRLRSWEDKNGVKHSKHEVILSAFQLIGGNNNGKGIENDLPLPPDDEDVPF